A stretch of Vigna angularis cultivar LongXiaoDou No.4 chromosome 4, ASM1680809v1, whole genome shotgun sequence DNA encodes these proteins:
- the LOC108330403 gene encoding glyceraldehyde-3-phosphate dehydrogenase, cytosolic, whose protein sequence is MGKVKIGINGFGRIGRLVARVALQRDDVELVAVNDPFITTDYMTYMFKYDSVHGHWKHHEVTVKDSNTLLFGEKPVAVFGHRNPEEIPWGSTGADIIVESTGVFTDKDKAAAHLKGGAKKVIISAPSKDAPMFVVGVNEHEYKPELDIISNASCTTNCLAPLAKVINDRFGIVEGLMTTVHSITATQKTVDGPSAKDWRGGRAASFNIIPSSTGAAKAVGKVLPSLNGKLTGMSFRVPTVDVSVVDLTVRLEKSASYDEIKNAIKEESEGKLKGILGYIEDDVVSTDFVGDSRSSIFDAKAGIALNKNFVKVVSWYDNEWGYSSRVIDLLVHVAKNSL, encoded by the exons ATGG GCAAGGTCAAGATCGGAATCAACG GATTTGGAAGAATTGGCCGTTTGGTGGCCAGGGTGGCTCTTCAGAGAGACGATGTGGAACTCGTTGCTGTTAACGATCCCTTCATCACCACCGATTACATG ACATACATGTTTAAATACGACAGTGTTCACGGACACTGGAAGCATCACGAGGTCACCGTGAAGGACTCCAATACCCTTCTCTTTGGTGAGAAGCCAGTCGCTGTTTTTGGACACAG GAATCCTGAAGAGATCCCATGGGGTTCGACCGGAGCTGATATCATTGTTGAGTCCACCGGAGTTTTCACCGATAAGGACAAGGCCGCCGCACATTTGAAG GGTGGTGCTAAGAAGGTTATTATTTCTGCCCCCAGCAAGGATGCTCCTATGTTTGTTGTTGGTGTTAACGAGCACGAGTACAAGCCAGAGCTTGATATCATTTCCAATGCCAGTTGCACAACCAATTGCCTTGCTCCTCTCGCCAAG GTTATTAATGACAGATTTGGCATTGTTGAGGGTTTGATGACCACAGTTCATTCCATCACCG CTACCCAGAAGACTGTTGATGGACCATCAGCCAAAGACTGGAGAGGTGGAAGAGCTGCTTCATTTAACATCATTCCTAGCAGCACTGGAGCTGCCAAG GCTGTTGGGAAAGTCCTTCCTTCTTTGAATGGAAAATTGACTGGAATGTCATTCCGTGTTCCCACCGTGGATGTTTCCGTTGTTGACCTCACAGTGAGGTTGGAGAAGAGTGCCAGCTATGACGAAATTAAAAATGCTATCAA GGAGGAATCCGAGGGCAAGTTGAAGGGAATTCTTGGTTACATCGAAGATGATGTGGTCTCCACCGACTTTGTGGGTGACAGCAG ATCAAGTATTTTTGATGCAAAGGCTGGAATtgcattaaacaaaaattttgtGAAAGTCGTCTCATGGTACGACAATGAGTGGGGATACAG CTCACGTGTGATTGACCTGCTTGTTCACGTTGCCAAGAACTCTCTTTAA